A region of Culicoides brevitarsis isolate CSIRO-B50_1 chromosome 1, AGI_CSIRO_Cbre_v1, whole genome shotgun sequence DNA encodes the following proteins:
- the LOC134837308 gene encoding uncharacterized protein LOC134837308, whose translation MHRHYEADYVVPCVLRLLGKYFKAEHQTSGPLAIVSLTADPTLIERTVLVVFNEDPKHEFALMTKYATRYHMPELHVTGQAQNYFILVSKAKQLTETLIQLSSMPTWNPLANFVILFTKVLNETYLADQTYKMMEELFTYSAYNVYVLSQRQGTYMIQSFTYFPYEADNCATSVKNIKLVDECFNEKETQYDPDNTSVIEHHQDLYPKIPKKLHKCYLNASVFDLAPYVVTRNEQVEQGIEILMLKQIANELDMVPIYNMIDKEVVNSLTTDDRENGIYSDVLRGISDVMVGGFFENSISRQLLSSTVPYYQDDLTWCVPNAELASNWTNVIGIFSLTTWMLTFIALFLSSILILKFARLEEHQNHENFSWSIMISFAYTMSNAAHFFPARINVMIFTSILMFYALHINIIYHSFLITVLTRPKYEPQIDNQAMAVHAGMTFYGNEDTLAHFKNKKNDKISQKIVNSFKVCKDIDACLAMIQTEKLIAVAVSRHHSDNNPTISPRDMSCFPKSADIYTYSVSMLTKKYYHLLPKMNYVIRGITESGLLKKWQEDLETVKSETKHSSGGHGGGDVVKLRVRHVEGGFLLWALGLILATLAFAGEHFMHWAFMTNRFNRILAEIDRLFC comes from the exons ATGCATCGTCATTACGAAGCCGATTACGTGGTTCCTTGCGTTCTTCGTCTCttgggaaaatatttcaaagctgAACATCAAACTAGCGGTCCATTGGCAATTGTTAGTCTCACCGCCGATCCAACTTTAATCGAACGAACTGTCCTCGTGGTCTTCAACGAAGACCCCAAACACGAATTCGCCTTGATGACAAAGTACGCAACTCGTTACCACATGCCCGAGCTGCATGTCACAGGCCaagctcaaaattatttcattctcGTCTCCAAAGCGAAACAACTCACAGAAACGCTAATCCAATTATCGAGCATGCCAACGTGGAATCCGCTGGCAAATTTTGTCATTCTCTTCACAAAAGTCCTCAACGAGACATATTTGGCAGACCAAACGTACAAAATGATGGAAGAGCTCTTCACGTACTCCGCTTACAACGTTTATGTGTTGTCGCAGCGCCAAGGCACCTACATGATCCAAAGTTTCACGTATTTTCCGTACGAGGCGGACAATTGTGCGACAAgcgtgaaaaatatcaaactcgTTGACGAGTGTTTTAATGAGAAGGAAACGCAATACGATCCGGATAACACGAGTGTCATTGAACATCATCAGGATTTGTATCCGAAAATACCGAAAAAGTTGCACAAATGTTACCTGAATGCGTCGGTTTTTGATCTGGCGCCGTATGTGGTGACACGAAACGAACAAGTTGAGCaaggaattgaaattttgatgctCAAACAAATTGCGAATGAGCTCGATATGGTGCCAATTTACAATATGATTGACAAGGAAGTCGTCAATTCGCTAACGACAGATGATAGGGAGAATGGAATTTATTCGGATGTTCTTCGagg aatttctgACGTAATGGTCGGCGGATTCTTCGAAAACTCCATAAGTCGTCAACTTTTGAGCTCTACCGTCCCATATTACCAAGATGATCTCACCTGGTGTGTCCCAAACGCTGAACTCGCTTCCAACTGGACCAACGTTATCGGAATTTTCAGTCTCACAACATGGATGTTGACCTTCATCGCATTATTTCTCTCCAGcattctaattttaaagtttgccCGTCTCGAGGAACATCAAAATCACGAAAATTTCTCGTGGTCCATCATGATCTCCTTCGCTTATACCATGAGTAATGCAGCACATTTCTTTCCGGCACGCATTAATGTCATGATTTTCACGTCGATTCTCATGTTTTATGCATTGCACATCAACATCATCTATCACAGCTTCTTGATCACCGTACTCACACGACCGAAATACGAACCGCAGATCGACAACCAGGCAATGGCAGTGCATGCGGGCATGACATTTTATGGAAATGAAGACACGCTGGCACACTTTAAGAACaagaaaaacgacaaaatctcgcaaaaaatcgtaaattccTTCAAAGTATGCAAAGACATCGATGCATGCCTCGCCATGATTCAaacggaaaaattaattgctgTTGCGGTGTCGCGCCATCATTCCGACAACAATCCAACAATTTCGCCACGTGACATGTCATGTTTCCCCAAAAGTGCCGATATTTACACGTATTCCGTGTCGATGttgacgaaaaaatattatcaccTACTGCCGAAGATGAATTACGTAATACGAGGCATTACGGAGTCGGGTTTGCTGAAAAAGTGGCAAGAAGACTTGGAAACCGTGAAATCCGAAACGAAACATAGCTCAGGGGGACACGGCGGAGGAGATGTGGTCAAATTGCGAGTTCGTCATGTCGAAGGAGGCTTTTTGTTGTGGGCTCTCGGCTTAATTTTAGCAACTTTGGCATTCGCGGGCGAACATTTCATGCATTGGGCCTTCATGACAAACCGTTTCAATCGAATTCTCGCTGAAATTGATAGATTATTCTGTTGA